A window from Micromonospora profundi encodes these proteins:
- a CDS encoding FecCD family ABC transporter permease: MPTVSTPAPTTRRTGTQLASRPAGLRKRWLVAGVFAVLVALVAGVSLGPVSLPPGSVAAELLNLIPGVHLESGLTEREIAIVTELRLPRVVLGLLVGGLLALAGGCYQGVFRNPLADPYLLGVAAGAGLAVTAVIALGGAGRQGAISGLPLTIPLAAFVGSMLAVTMTYLLGAAGGRSRSPAMLILAGVAVSAFLSAGQTYLLQRHADSIQSVYSWLLGRLATAGWHDVLLVLPYAALTIVVVLLHRRELDVLALGDDEARSLGLHPQRSRYLLIAAASLGTAAAVSATGLIGFVGIIVPHTVRLLFGSSYRVILPLSMLFGAAFLALTDVVARTAAAPAEVPIGVVTALLGGPFFVLVLRTARRVLT, from the coding sequence GTGCCCACGGTGTCCACTCCGGCACCAACCACCCGGCGGACCGGGACGCAGCTCGCGTCCCGGCCCGCCGGCCTGCGCAAACGCTGGCTGGTCGCCGGGGTGTTCGCGGTGCTCGTCGCGCTCGTCGCCGGTGTGTCGCTCGGCCCGGTCAGCCTGCCGCCGGGCAGCGTCGCCGCCGAGCTGCTCAACCTGATCCCCGGGGTGCACCTGGAGAGCGGGTTGACCGAGCGGGAGATCGCCATCGTGACCGAGCTGCGGCTGCCCCGGGTCGTGCTGGGTCTGCTCGTCGGTGGCCTGCTCGCCCTCGCGGGCGGCTGCTACCAGGGCGTGTTCCGCAACCCGCTCGCCGACCCGTACCTGCTCGGGGTGGCCGCTGGCGCGGGCCTCGCGGTCACCGCGGTGATCGCCCTCGGTGGTGCCGGCCGGCAGGGCGCGATCTCCGGGCTGCCGCTCACGATCCCGTTGGCGGCGTTCGTCGGGTCGATGCTCGCCGTGACGATGACCTACCTGCTGGGCGCGGCCGGTGGACGGAGCCGGTCCCCGGCGATGCTGATCCTGGCCGGGGTGGCGGTCTCCGCGTTCCTCTCCGCCGGGCAGACGTACCTGCTGCAACGGCACGCCGACAGCATCCAGTCGGTCTACTCCTGGCTGCTCGGCCGGCTGGCCACCGCCGGCTGGCACGACGTGCTGCTGGTGCTGCCGTACGCCGCCCTGACCATCGTGGTCGTGCTGCTGCACCGCCGCGAGCTGGACGTCCTCGCGCTCGGCGACGACGAGGCGCGGAGCCTCGGCCTGCACCCGCAGCGCTCCCGCTACCTGCTGATCGCCGCCGCGTCACTCGGTACCGCCGCGGCGGTCTCCGCGACCGGCCTGATCGGCTTCGTCGGCATCATCGTCCCGCACACCGTTCGGCTGCTCTTCGGATCGAGCTACCGGGTGATCCTGCCGCTGTCGATGCTGTTCGGCGCAGCCTTCCTGGCACTGACCGACGTGGTGGCACGGACCGCCGCCGCCCCGGCCGAGGTGCCCATCGGGGTGGTCACCGCACTGCTCGGCGGTCCGTTCTTCGTCCTCGTGCTGCGCACCGCCCGGCGGGTGCTCACATGA
- a CDS encoding VOC family protein, producing the protein MSTVPPGTPCWADLATPDLADARRFYPELFGWTGRVTPEPEAGGYTVFLLDGQPVAGVGPPAIPDQVPIWSTYLATDDAELVAGRVERAGGQVVVPPFEVFDRGRMAVFADPAGATFSVWQPQAMPGAEVFNVPGAMSWNELVTPDPEGAKVFYELVFGWQPDEQPIGGMTYTGWRLGARIVAGMMPPFADDFPADLPAYWTVYFAVADADAAAARAAELGGTILVPPRDIPTGRFASLRDPQGALFSVIDLGP; encoded by the coding sequence GTGAGCACCGTCCCGCCGGGTACGCCCTGCTGGGCCGACCTGGCCACCCCGGACCTGGCCGACGCGCGGCGGTTCTACCCCGAGCTGTTCGGCTGGACCGGGCGGGTGACACCGGAACCCGAGGCTGGCGGCTACACGGTCTTCCTGCTCGACGGACAGCCGGTCGCCGGAGTGGGACCACCCGCGATCCCCGACCAGGTGCCGATCTGGTCGACGTACCTCGCCACCGACGACGCGGAACTCGTCGCCGGTCGGGTCGAGCGGGCCGGCGGGCAGGTCGTGGTGCCGCCGTTCGAGGTCTTCGACCGTGGGCGGATGGCGGTGTTCGCCGACCCGGCGGGCGCCACGTTCAGCGTCTGGCAACCGCAGGCCATGCCGGGCGCCGAGGTGTTCAACGTGCCCGGCGCGATGAGCTGGAACGAACTGGTCACCCCCGACCCGGAGGGCGCGAAGGTCTTCTACGAGCTGGTGTTCGGCTGGCAGCCGGACGAGCAGCCGATCGGCGGCATGACGTATACCGGGTGGCGGCTCGGCGCGCGGATCGTCGCCGGGATGATGCCGCCGTTCGCCGACGACTTCCCGGCCGACCTGCCCGCGTACTGGACCGTGTACTTCGCCGTGGCCGACGCGGACGCGGCAGCTGCCCGTGCCGCCGAGCTGGGCGGGACCATCCTCGTCCCGCCGCGCGACATCCCGACCGGCCGGTTCGCCTCCCTGCGCGACCCCCAGGGCGCCCTCTTCTCGGTGATCGACCTGGGCCCCTGA
- a CDS encoding ABC transporter substrate-binding protein, translated as MSRRTPRLLAATLAVAALALGACAEKADNQPAAGGSSASASFPVTVGSLTLDKRPEKIVSLAPTATEMLFAIGAGPQVTAVDDQSTYPADAPKSDLSGFQPNAEAIASKNPDLVVLSDDRNKIVDQLGKLKIPVYLTPAATTLDDTYRQITDLGTLTGHADQATDVTTRMKDDITKLTKDLPQRAEKLTYFHELGPELYSATSKTFIGSIYDLAGLTNIADPADADGKSAGYPQLSQEFIVKADPDFVFLADAKCCQQNADSVKARSGWAGVTAVKNNQVVALDDDIASRWGPRIVDLLRVVIDAVAKVPA; from the coding sequence ATGTCCAGACGTACCCCCCGGCTCCTCGCCGCGACCCTCGCGGTCGCCGCGCTCGCCCTCGGCGCGTGCGCCGAGAAGGCCGACAACCAGCCGGCGGCCGGCGGCAGTTCGGCGAGTGCCAGCTTCCCGGTGACGGTCGGCTCGCTCACCCTCGACAAGCGGCCCGAGAAGATCGTGTCGCTGGCGCCCACCGCCACCGAGATGCTCTTCGCCATCGGCGCCGGCCCACAGGTCACAGCTGTCGACGACCAGTCCACCTACCCGGCCGACGCGCCCAAGAGCGACCTGTCCGGCTTCCAGCCGAACGCCGAGGCGATCGCCAGCAAGAACCCCGACCTGGTGGTGCTCTCCGACGACCGGAACAAGATCGTCGACCAGCTCGGCAAACTGAAGATCCCGGTCTACCTGACCCCGGCGGCGACCACGCTCGACGACACCTACCGGCAGATCACCGACCTGGGCACGCTCACCGGGCACGCCGACCAGGCCACCGATGTCACCACCCGGATGAAGGACGACATCACCAAGCTCACCAAGGACCTGCCGCAGCGCGCCGAGAAGCTCACCTACTTCCACGAGCTGGGCCCGGAGTTGTACAGCGCCACGAGCAAGACCTTCATCGGCTCGATCTACGACCTGGCCGGCCTGACCAACATCGCCGACCCGGCCGACGCGGACGGTAAGAGCGCCGGCTACCCGCAGCTGTCCCAGGAGTTCATCGTCAAGGCCGACCCGGACTTCGTCTTCCTGGCCGACGCCAAGTGCTGCCAGCAGAACGCCGACTCGGTAAAGGCCCGCAGCGGCTGGGCAGGGGTCACGGCAGTGAAGAACAACCAGGTCGTGGCGCTGGACGACGACATCGCCTCCCGCTGGGGCCCGCGGATCGTGGACCTGCTCCGGGTCGTCATCGACGCGGTCGCCAAGGTGCCCGCGTGA
- a CDS encoding ABC transporter ATP-binding protein: MSPVPAPREVGAAAVEVRGLHVSLDGNPILTGVDLTVAAGEWVTVIGPNGAGKSTLLRAVGGLLPAQGMITLFGTPSAELRRRDRARVVATVTQSPVVPPGMPVLDYVLLGRTPYISPLGRESAADVEAAHEVLDRLDLAGFHNRELATLSGGERQRVFLARALAQGATLLLLDEPTSALDIGHQQEVLELVDQLRHAHGLTVLATMHDLSLAGEYADRMVMLADGQVVATGTPREVLTEHLLATHYRASVRVVAGTHGPLVVPVRPRPTP, translated from the coding sequence ATGAGCCCCGTGCCCGCCCCCCGGGAGGTCGGCGCGGCGGCCGTCGAGGTGCGTGGGCTGCACGTCAGCCTGGACGGCAACCCCATCCTCACCGGCGTCGACCTGACCGTCGCCGCCGGCGAGTGGGTCACCGTGATCGGCCCGAACGGCGCCGGCAAGTCGACTCTGTTGCGCGCCGTCGGCGGCCTGCTGCCCGCGCAGGGCATGATCACCCTGTTCGGTACGCCGAGCGCCGAGCTGCGCCGCAGGGACCGCGCCCGGGTGGTGGCCACCGTGACGCAGTCCCCGGTGGTGCCGCCCGGCATGCCGGTGCTGGACTACGTGCTGCTCGGCCGTACCCCGTACATCTCGCCGCTGGGTCGGGAGTCGGCCGCGGACGTCGAAGCCGCCCACGAGGTGCTGGACCGGCTGGACCTCGCCGGCTTCCACAACCGCGAGCTGGCCACCCTCTCCGGCGGCGAACGGCAGCGGGTCTTTCTCGCGCGGGCGCTCGCCCAGGGCGCGACGCTGCTGCTGCTCGACGAACCGACGAGCGCGCTTGACATCGGCCACCAGCAGGAGGTGCTGGAACTCGTCGACCAGCTCCGCCACGCGCACGGCCTGACAGTGCTGGCCACCATGCACGATCTTTCCCTGGCCGGCGAGTACGCCGACCGGATGGTGATGCTCGCCGACGGTCAGGTGGTGGCGACGGGCACCCCCCGGGAGGTACTCACCGAACATCTCCTCGCCACCCACTACCGGGCCAGCGTCCGCGTCGTCGCCGGCACCCACGGCCCCCTCGTGGTCCCCGTCCGCCCCCGTCCCACCCCCTGA